Proteins from one Triplophysa dalaica isolate WHDGS20190420 chromosome 6, ASM1584641v1, whole genome shotgun sequence genomic window:
- the ptgis gene encoding prostacyclin synthase: MLTQTLVMLWTAALLLGLIALLLVYSRRRRQRNEPPLDNGIIPWLGHALEFGKDAAKFLTRMKQKHGDIFTVFVAGKYVTVLLDSNSYETVLKDEDSLDATGYAKLLMKKIFDLHLPNHNPKSERNRAHEHFQGNGLTQLRSSMHNNLQLLLTSPEAGLNTAGWKKDGLFSFCYGLLFRAAYLTVFGTHNNSAELTEIYEEFRRFDKLLPKLARGTQNKEETKVANSAQGRLWELLTPASADKNAKDLSWLQSFIQHLQEEGLDDETQRKAMLLQLWVTQGNAGPAAFWVVGFLLTHPEALRAVREEIISVQHLAPGERDKHTPVFDSVLKETLRLTAAALITREVMRDTKISLSDGQEYQLRRGDRLCVFPFLSPQMDPQIHQEPEMFIFERFLNENRKEKKDFFKDGRRVKNSIMPWGTGENKCPGSDFAISAIKEFVLTILIQFDLELGEDASMPSVDTSRYGFGMLQPRGDLEIRYRKRS; this comes from the exons ATGCTCACACAGACACTCGTCATGTTGTGGACGGCTGCTCTTCTGCTGGGACTCATCGCACTTCTGCTGGTGTACTCAAGACGCCGAAG ACAAAGAAATGAACCTCCTCTTGATAATGGGATAATCCCATGGCTTGGCCATGCACTCGAGTTTGGAAAAGATGCTGCTAAATTCCTGACACGGATGAAACAGAAACATGGAGACATCTTTACG GTGTTTGTGGCCGGAAAGTACGTCACAGTTCTGTTGGATTCAAACAGCTATGAGACCGTCCTGAAGGATGAGGACTCTCTGGATGCGACCGGCTATGCAAAGCTCCTAATGAAGAAAATCTTCGACCTGCATCTGCCCAATCACAACCCAAAATCTGAGAGGAACAGAGCACATGA ACATTTTCAAGGGAACGGTCTAACCCAACTGCGCAGCTCAATGCACAACAACCTCCAGCTGCTGTTGACTTCTCCAGAAGCAGGTCTCAACACAGCCGGATGGAAAAAAGATGGactatttagtttttgttatggTTTGCTTTTCAG GGCTGCCTATCTCACTGTGTTTGGCACGCATAACAATAGTGCTGAGCTAACAGAAATTTATGAGGAGTTCCGCCGGTTCGACAAGCTTTTACCTAAACTGGCGAGAGGCACCCAGAACAAAG AGGAAACAAAAGTTGCAAACTCTGCGCAAGGGAGGCTGTGGGAACTCTTAACTCCAGCAAGCGCAGACAAAAATGCGAAAGACCTGTCGTGGCTTCAGAGCTTCATACAACACCTTCAGGAGGAAGGCCTGGACGATGAGACTCAGAGGAAAGCAATGCTTCTTCAGCTATGGGTCACACAA GGAAACGCTGGACCAGCGGCATTCTGGGTTGTGGGCTTCTTACTAACCCATCCCGAAGCTCTAAGGGCAGTCAGAGAGGAAATCATAAGTGTACAGCATCTGGCTCcgggagagagagacaaacacactCCTGTGTTTG atAGTGTTCTTAAAGAGACACTGCGTCTAACTGCAGCTGCACTCATCACTAGAGAAGTCATGAGAGATACGAAGATTTCTTTAAGCGACGGACAGGAGTACCAACTCAGGCGGGGCGATCGGCTGTGTGTTTTTCCATTCCTTAGCCCTCAAATGGACCCACAGATCCACCAAGAGCCAGAG ATGTTCATTTTCGAACGCTTCCTTAATGAAAACAGGAAGGAGAAGAAGGACTTCTTTAAGGATGGAAGAAGAGTAAAGAATTCCATCATGCCTTGGGGAACAGGAGAAAACAAGTGTCCGGGAAGTGATTTTGCAATTAGCGCCATTAAAGA GTTCGTGTTAACAATCTTGATTCAATTTGATCTGGAATTGGGCGAAGATGCAAGTATGCCGTCGGTAGACACCAGCAGATATGGCTTTGGGATGCTACAACCAAGAGGAGATCTAGAGATTCGCTACAGAAAGAGATCTTGA